Genomic window (Spiroplasma sabaudiense Ar-1343):
ACCCAAATGCAAGCGAACAAATAGTGAAGTCGCTCAATTCAACACTGAGAAATTTAGATAATTTGACTCCTGAAAAACAAGAAGAATTAGCTAAAATTGATCAAGTGAATCAAGAACTTCGTTTAGCGGCCCAAGGTCGGGAAATCATTAAATCGAAGAAAAAACCAACTTCCAAATTGAAAGAGGATAATAAAAATGGAAATTAAAGAACGTTCAAACCGAATTCTTTTAATTATGAATTCTGGGGAAAATATAAAGGCAATTTTAAATGATGTTGTTTTTCAATACGGAATAATTGAGGCAACAATTTATGGCTTTGGTTACTGTAAAGAGATTGAATGGGGGACACTTGAAAAAGAAGATCCCATATTTTATAAAAAAAATTTTTTGAAAAAAACTGCAATTATTTCAAGTTTTAATGGTTCAATTACGGACCGAAATATTCATGTTCATATGTCAGGAATTGGAACCAATAATTTTATTTTTTCAGGTCATTTTATTTCCGCAATTTCAGGAGAAAACTTTTCAGTAACT
Coding sequences:
- a CDS encoding PCC domain-containing protein; this encodes MEIKERSNRILLIMNSGENIKAILNDVVFQYGIIEATIYGFGYCKEIEWGTLEKEDPIFYKKNFLKKTAIISSFNGSITDRNIHVHMSGIGTNNFIFSGHFISAISGENFSVTLDILKTE